One genomic region from Tripterygium wilfordii isolate XIE 37 chromosome 20, ASM1340144v1, whole genome shotgun sequence encodes:
- the LOC119987007 gene encoding probable calcium-binding protein CML26, which yields MPKMATAEEAITTDSDPNQKSYLPTTEELEKVFNRFDANGDGKISLSELDDVMKAMGSSYSMSELERVMEDIDSDKDGFISLPEFAHLCRTTSNPAQELRYAFDLYDQDKNGLISSSELHLVLNRLGIKCSVDDCVKMIRSVDSDGDGNVNFQEFEKMMSNKLANGSGS from the coding sequence ATGCCTAAAATGGCAACAGCAGAAGAAGCAATCACCACCGACTCTGATCCCAATCAGAAATCGTACCTCCCTACCACGGAAGAGCTCGAAAAGGTTTTCAATCGATTTGATGCCAACGGCGACGGTAAGATCTCGTTGTCGGAGCTCGACGACGTGATGAAGGCGATGGGATCGTCTTACTCCATGAGCGAGCTTGAGCGTGTGATGGAGGACATTGACAGTGATAAAGACGGATTTATCAGCCTTCCTGAGTTTGCTCACCTCTGCCGCACCACCTCCAATCCTGCTCAGGAGCTCCGCTACGCGTTTGACCTTTACGATCAGGACAAGAATGGACTCATCTCTTCTTCCGAGCTCCACCTTGTTCTCAACCGCCTCGGCATCAAATGCTCCGTGGACGACTGCGTCAAGATGATCCGCTCCGTTGATTCTGATGGCGACGGGAATGTCAATTTCCAGGAGTTCGAGAAGATGATGTCCAATAAGCTCGCCAACGGATCCGGATCCTAG